The Penaeus monodon isolate SGIC_2016 chromosome 5, NSTDA_Pmon_1, whole genome shotgun sequence genome window below encodes:
- the LOC119573478 gene encoding uncharacterized protein LOC119573478, producing the protein MKLFLPVTITLSAIIVFVVAAPNAEPSSLAQDQQVQDAENQEAVDSAEVNVATPTVISKEDLSKATLDKKAPTVPLGAGVALPVKAIIAKKSRHANTKLNQSLNLRNVCSEKVPTKAGPPVNECNHNTKKEMYLETYHAVMHKYETALN; encoded by the exons ATGAAGTTATTTTTGCCAGTTACCATTACACTGAgtgctattattgttttcgttgtcGCTGCACCCAATGCAG AACCTTCTAGTCTGGCACAAGATCAACAAGTACAAGACGCTGAAAACCAGGAGGCCGTAGACTCTGCTGAAGTGAACGTTGCCACACCAACAGTAATTTCTAAAGAAGACCTTAGTAAAGCAACCCTTGATAAAAAGGCACCTACAGTACCTCTTGGTGCAGGCGTTGCTTTGCCTGTCAAAGCCATAATCGCCAAAAAATCTCGACATGCAAACACTAAGCTAAATCAAAGTCTAAATCTCCGAAACGTCTGCTCAGAAAAGGTGCCCACAAAGGCAGGGCCACCTGTGAAT GAATGCAACCATAATACCAAGAAGGAAATGTATTTGGAGACTTATCATGCAGTGATGCACAAGTATGAAACTGCTTTGAATTAA